From one Enterobacter kobei genomic stretch:
- the miaB gene encoding tRNA (N6-isopentenyl adenosine(37)-C2)-methylthiotransferase MiaB codes for MTKKLHIKTWGCQMNEYDSSKMADLLDATHGYQLTEVAEEADVLLLNTCSIREKAQEKVFHQLGRWKLLKEKNPDLIIGVGGCVASQEGDLIRQRAHYVDIVFGPQTLHRLPEMINSVRGNRSPVVDISFPEIEKFDRLPEPRADGPTAFVSIMEGCNKYCTYCVVPYTRGEEVSRPCDDILFEIAQLAAQGVREVNLLGQNVNAWRGENYDGTTGSFAELLRLVAAIDGIDRVRFTTSHPIEFTDDIIEVYRDTPELVSFLHLPVQSGSDRVLNLMGRTHTALEYKAIIRKLRAARPDIQISSDFIVGFPGETTQDFEQTMKLIAEVNFDVSYSFIFSARPGTPAADMVDDVPEEDKKQRLYILQERITQQAMAWSRRMLGTTQRILVEGTSRKSVMELSGRTENNRVVNFEGTPDMIGKFVDVEITDVLTNSLRGVVVRTEDQMGLRISESPESVIARTRKENELGVGLYQP; via the coding sequence ATGACAAAAAAACTCCATATTAAAACCTGGGGCTGTCAGATGAACGAATACGATTCATCAAAGATGGCCGATCTGCTGGATGCCACCCACGGGTATCAGCTTACCGAGGTGGCGGAAGAAGCCGATGTGCTGCTGCTTAACACCTGTTCGATTCGCGAAAAGGCGCAGGAAAAAGTCTTCCATCAGTTAGGTCGCTGGAAATTATTAAAAGAAAAAAATCCGGATCTGATTATTGGCGTCGGCGGCTGTGTGGCCTCGCAGGAAGGCGATCTTATTCGTCAACGCGCCCACTATGTCGACATTGTTTTCGGACCGCAGACCCTGCACCGTCTGCCGGAGATGATCAATTCCGTGCGCGGTAATCGCAGCCCGGTGGTGGACATCAGTTTCCCGGAAATCGAAAAATTCGACCGTCTGCCGGAACCCCGCGCCGATGGCCCGACCGCCTTTGTCTCTATCATGGAAGGCTGCAATAAATACTGCACCTACTGCGTGGTGCCTTACACCCGTGGCGAAGAAGTCAGCCGTCCGTGCGACGATATTCTGTTTGAAATTGCCCAGCTGGCCGCTCAGGGCGTGCGTGAAGTTAACCTGCTTGGGCAGAACGTTAACGCCTGGCGTGGGGAAAACTACGACGGCACCACCGGCTCCTTTGCCGAGCTGCTGCGCCTGGTGGCGGCCATCGACGGTATCGACCGCGTGCGCTTCACCACCAGCCATCCGATCGAATTTACCGATGACATTATTGAAGTCTATCGCGATACCCCAGAACTGGTAAGCTTCCTGCATCTGCCGGTGCAAAGCGGTTCAGACCGCGTGCTGAACCTGATGGGCCGCACCCATACGGCGCTGGAATACAAAGCGATTATCCGTAAGCTGCGCGCGGCGCGTCCCGACATTCAGATAAGCTCTGACTTTATCGTTGGCTTCCCGGGCGAAACCACCCAGGATTTCGAGCAGACTATGAAGCTGATTGCCGAGGTCAACTTCGACGTCAGCTACAGCTTTATCTTCTCTGCCCGTCCGGGTACGCCCGCCGCTGATATGGTGGACGATGTACCGGAAGAGGACAAAAAACAGCGTCTGTACATTTTACAAGAGCGCATCACCCAGCAGGCGATGGCCTGGAGCCGCCGTATGCTTGGTACCACCCAGCGTATTCTGGTGGAAGGCACTTCACGTAAGAGCGTAATGGAGCTTTCTGGCCGTACGGAAAATAACCGCGTGGTGAACTTCGAGGGCACCCCGGATATGATCGGTAAATTCGTCGATGTGGAAATCACCGATGTGCTGACCAACTCCCTGCGTGGCGTGGTCGTGCGCACGGAAGATCAGATGGGCCTGCGCATCAGCGAATCCCCGGAATCGGTGATTGCCCGTACGCGTAAAGAAAATGAGCTGGGTGTGGGTCTTTACCAGCCTTAA
- the corC gene encoding CNNM family magnesium/cobalt transport protein CorC (CorC(YbeX) belongs to the Cyclin M Mg2+ Exporter (CNNM) family, and was characterized as belonging to a set of three proteins, at least one of which must be present for CorA to function.) — MSDDNSHSNDTLNSKKGFFSLLLSQLFHGEPKNRDELLALIRDSGQNDLIDEDTRDMLEGVMDIADQRVRDIMIPRSQMITLKRNQKLDECLDVIIESAHSRFPVISEDKDHIEGILMAKDLLPFMRSDAEAFSMEKVLRQAVVVPESKRVDRMLKEFRSQRYHMAIVIDEFGGVSGLVTIEDILELIVGEIEDEYDEEEDIEFRQLSRHTWTVRALAPIEDFNETFGTNFSDEEVDTIGGLVMQAFGHLPARGESIDIDGYQFKVAMADSRRIIQVHVRIPDDSPQPKLDE; from the coding sequence ATGAGCGACGACAATTCCCACAGTAACGACACACTTAACAGCAAAAAGGGGTTCTTTTCCCTCTTACTGAGCCAGCTTTTCCACGGTGAACCTAAAAACCGCGATGAATTACTGGCGCTAATCCGTGATTCCGGGCAGAACGATCTTATCGATGAAGATACGCGTGACATGCTCGAAGGGGTAATGGATATCGCCGACCAGCGCGTCCGCGACATCATGATCCCCCGCTCGCAAATGATCACCCTCAAACGCAATCAAAAACTGGATGAATGTCTCGACGTTATCATCGAGTCTGCGCATTCGCGTTTTCCGGTGATCAGCGAAGACAAAGATCATATTGAAGGGATTCTGATGGCCAAAGATCTGCTGCCGTTTATGCGCAGCGATGCTGAAGCCTTTAGCATGGAAAAAGTGTTACGCCAGGCGGTGGTTGTGCCGGAAAGTAAGCGTGTTGACCGCATGCTGAAAGAGTTCCGTTCACAGCGTTACCACATGGCGATCGTCATTGATGAATTTGGTGGCGTTTCAGGTCTGGTGACCATCGAAGATATTCTTGAGTTGATCGTCGGGGAAATCGAAGACGAATACGACGAAGAAGAGGATATCGAGTTCCGCCAGCTCAGCCGTCATACCTGGACGGTACGTGCGCTGGCACCGATTGAAGACTTTAACGAAACCTTCGGCACGAACTTCAGCGACGAAGAAGTGGATACCATCGGCGGCCTGGTGATGCAGGCGTTCGGGCACCTGCCTGCGCGCGGCGAATCCATCGACATTGATGGTTACCAGTTTAAAGTTGCGATGGCCGACAGCCGCCGTATTATTCAGGTTCACGTCAGAATACCGGATGATTCTCCCCAGCCAAAACTGGACGAATAA
- the ybeY gene encoding rRNA maturation RNase YbeY: MSSVILDLQLACEDNAGLPSEAQFQGWLNAVIPQFQEESEVTIRVVDDAESHELNLTYRGKDKSTNVLSFPFEAPPGIEMPLLGDLIICRQVVEQEAREQGKPLDAHWAHMVIHGSLHLLGYDHIEDEEAEEMEGIETEIMLALGYEDPYIAEKE, translated from the coding sequence ATGAGTTCTGTGATACTCGATTTACAACTGGCCTGCGAGGATAACGCAGGCCTGCCGTCTGAAGCGCAATTTCAGGGCTGGCTGAATGCGGTGATCCCCCAGTTCCAGGAAGAGTCGGAAGTCACCATCCGCGTGGTGGATGACGCTGAAAGTCATGAGCTGAATCTGACGTATCGCGGCAAGGATAAGTCCACTAACGTGCTGTCGTTTCCCTTTGAAGCGCCGCCGGGAATTGAAATGCCGCTGCTGGGCGATCTGATTATCTGCCGACAGGTGGTGGAGCAGGAAGCCCGTGAGCAGGGAAAACCGCTGGACGCGCACTGGGCGCATATGGTCATTCACGGCAGTTTGCACCTGCTGGGTTATGATCATATCGAAGATGAAGAAGCGGAAGAGATGGAAGGCATTGAAACAGAGATAATGCTTGCTCTGGGCTATGAGGATCCGTACATTGCCGAGAAGGAGTAG
- the asnB gene encoding asparagine synthase B: MCSIFGVLDIKTDAVELRKKALELSRLMRHRGPDWSGVYASDKAILAHERLSIVDVNAGAQPLYNEQKTHALAVNGEIYNHQALRAEYGERYAFQTGSDCEVILALYQEKGPEFLDELQGMFAFILYDTEKDAYLIGRDHIGIIPLYMGYDEHGNMFIASEMKALVPVCRTIKEFPAGSYLWSKDGEIRSYYQRDWFDYDAVKDNVTNKDELRNALEEAVKSHLMSDVPYGVLLSGGLDSSVISAITKKYAARRVEDQERSEAWWPQLHSFAVGLVGSPDLKAAQEVANHLGTVHHEIHFTVQEGLDAIRDVIYHIETYDVTTIRASTPMYLMSRKIKAMGIKMVLSGEGSDEVFGGYLYFHKAPDAKELHEETVRKLQALHMFDCARANKAMSAWGVEARVPFLDKKFLDVAMRINPQDKMCGNGKMEKHVLRECFESYLPASVAWRQKEQFSDGVGYSWIDSLKEVAAQQITDQQLATASYRFPYNTPSSKEGYLYREIFEELFPVASAAECVPGGPSVACSSAKAIEWDEAFKTMNDPSGRAVGVHQSAYK; encoded by the coding sequence ATGTGTTCTATTTTTGGCGTACTGGATATTAAAACTGACGCGGTTGAACTGCGCAAAAAAGCACTTGAGCTGTCACGTCTGATGCGCCACCGCGGTCCGGACTGGTCTGGCGTCTATGCCAGCGATAAAGCCATTCTTGCCCATGAGCGTCTGTCGATTGTTGACGTCAACGCCGGTGCCCAGCCGCTGTATAACGAACAAAAAACCCATGCGCTGGCTGTTAACGGTGAAATCTACAACCATCAGGCGCTGCGCGCTGAATACGGTGAGCGTTACGCATTCCAGACCGGTTCTGACTGCGAAGTGATCCTCGCGCTGTATCAGGAAAAAGGGCCGGAATTTCTTGACGAATTACAGGGGATGTTTGCCTTCATCCTGTATGACACTGAAAAAGACGCGTACCTGATTGGCCGTGACCATATCGGCATCATCCCGCTGTACATGGGTTATGACGAACACGGCAACATGTTCATCGCCTCTGAAATGAAAGCGCTGGTGCCAGTGTGCCGCACCATTAAAGAGTTCCCGGCAGGCAGCTACCTGTGGAGCAAAGACGGTGAGATCCGCAGTTACTACCAGCGTGACTGGTTCGACTATGACGCGGTAAAAGATAACGTCACCAACAAAGACGAGCTGCGTAACGCGCTGGAAGAAGCGGTGAAAAGCCACCTGATGTCTGACGTACCCTACGGCGTGCTGCTCTCCGGCGGCCTGGACTCCTCCGTTATCTCGGCGATTACCAAAAAATACGCCGCGCGCCGTGTGGAAGATCAGGAACGTTCAGAAGCCTGGTGGCCGCAGTTGCACTCCTTCGCCGTGGGCCTGGTTGGCTCGCCGGATCTGAAGGCGGCGCAGGAAGTGGCAAACCATCTGGGCACCGTGCACCATGAAATTCATTTCACCGTGCAGGAAGGGCTGGATGCGATCCGCGACGTGATCTATCACATTGAAACCTATGATGTCACGACGATCCGCGCGTCAACGCCGATGTACCTGATGTCACGTAAAATCAAAGCGATGGGCATTAAAATGGTGCTCTCTGGCGAAGGTTCTGATGAAGTGTTTGGCGGCTATCTCTATTTCCACAAAGCGCCGGATGCCAAAGAGCTACACGAAGAAACCGTGCGTAAATTGCAGGCGTTGCATATGTTTGACTGCGCCCGTGCCAACAAGGCGATGTCTGCCTGGGGTGTGGAAGCCCGCGTGCCCTTCCTGGATAAGAAATTCCTCGACGTGGCGATGCGTATCAACCCGCAGGATAAAATGTGCGGCAACGGCAAGATGGAAAAACATGTATTGCGCGAATGTTTTGAGTCGTACCTGCCGGCAAGCGTAGCGTGGCGTCAGAAAGAGCAGTTCTCTGATGGTGTGGGCTACAGCTGGATCGACTCGCTGAAAGAAGTGGCCGCCCAGCAGATAACCGATCAGCAACTGGCAACCGCAAGCTACCGTTTCCCGTACAATACGCCGTCCTCAAAAGAAGGCTATCTGTACCGCGAGATTTTTGAAGAGCTGTTCCCGGTCGCAAGCGCCGCAGAATGCGTGCCTGGCGGCCCGTCAGTGGCCTGTTCGTCGGCAAAAGCCATCGAATGGGATGAAGCCTTCAAAACCATGAACGATCCATCAGGCCGCGCGGTGGGTGTCCACCAGTCAGCCTACAAATAA
- a CDS encoding HAD-IIA family hydrolase, with translation MTIKNVICDIDGVLMHDNVAVPGAAEFLTRVMEKGMPLVLLTNYPSQTGQDLANRFASAGIDVPDSVFYTSAMATADFLKRQEGKKAYVVGEGALIHELYKAGFTITDINPDFVIVGETRSYNWEMMHKASFFVANGARFIATNPDTHGRGFYPACGALCAGIEKISGRKPFVVGKPSPWIIRAALNTMQAHSEHTVIVGDNLRTDILAGFQAGLETILVLSGVSQIDDIDNMPFRPSWIYPSVAEIDVI, from the coding sequence ATGACCATTAAGAATGTAATTTGTGATATTGACGGCGTGCTAATGCATGACAACGTTGCTGTGCCGGGCGCTGCTGAGTTTCTGACACGGGTGATGGAAAAAGGCATGCCGCTGGTGCTGTTAACCAATTACCCCTCGCAAACCGGGCAGGATCTGGCAAACCGCTTTGCCTCAGCGGGCATTGATGTGCCGGACAGCGTGTTTTACACCTCCGCGATGGCTACCGCTGATTTTCTTAAGCGTCAGGAAGGCAAAAAAGCCTATGTGGTGGGCGAAGGTGCGCTGATCCATGAGCTGTATAAAGCTGGCTTTACCATTACCGACATCAATCCTGATTTTGTGATTGTTGGTGAGACCCGCTCTTACAACTGGGAGATGATGCATAAGGCGTCGTTCTTTGTCGCCAACGGCGCACGTTTTATTGCCACTAACCCTGATACTCACGGGCGCGGTTTCTATCCAGCCTGTGGCGCACTCTGTGCGGGCATCGAGAAAATCTCAGGCCGCAAGCCGTTTGTGGTGGGCAAACCCAGCCCGTGGATCATCCGTGCAGCGCTCAACACGATGCAGGCGCACTCAGAGCATACGGTGATCGTGGGCGATAACCTGCGCACCGATATTCTGGCTGGCTTCCAGGCCGGGCTTGAGACCATTCTGGTGCTCTCTGGCGTGTCGCAAATCGATGACATCGATAATATGCCGTTCAGACCGAGCTGGATTTACCCGTCCGTCGCTGAAATCGACGTGATCTGA
- the nagA gene encoding N-acetylglucosamine-6-phosphate deacetylase: protein MYALTHCRIFTGHEILDDHALIVANGLIDRLCPLSELPSGIEQRSLAGAILAPGFIDVQLNGCGGVQFNDTAEAVSVETLEIMQRANEKSGCTSYLPTLITTSDDLMKQGVRVMREYLAKHPHQALGLHLEGPWLNMVKKGTHNPEFVRKPDAALVDFLCQNADVITKITLAPEMAGSETISRLAAAGIVVSAGHSNATLKEAKAGFRAGIRFATHLFNAMPYITGREPGLTGAILDDADIYCGIIVDGLHVDYSNVRMAKRLKGEKLCLVTDATAPAGANIEQFIFAGKTIYYRNGLCVDENGTLSGSALTMIEGVKNLVEHVNIALDEALRMATLYPARAIGVDKQLGSIAPGMVANLTAFTRDYKVIKTIVNGNEVVTE from the coding sequence ATGTATGCTTTAACCCATTGTCGGATTTTTACCGGCCATGAAATTCTGGATGACCATGCGCTTATTGTCGCCAATGGCCTGATCGACAGACTCTGCCCGCTGTCGGAACTGCCTTCTGGCATTGAGCAGCGTTCGCTGGCAGGTGCCATACTGGCCCCCGGTTTTATTGATGTGCAGCTCAACGGCTGCGGCGGCGTGCAGTTTAACGATACGGCGGAAGCCGTCAGCGTTGAAACGCTGGAAATCATGCAGCGCGCGAATGAAAAATCGGGCTGCACCAGCTATCTGCCGACGCTGATCACCACCAGCGACGATCTGATGAAACAGGGCGTGCGCGTGATGCGCGAGTACCTGGCGAAACATCCGCATCAGGCGCTGGGCCTGCATCTGGAAGGACCGTGGCTGAACATGGTGAAAAAAGGCACGCACAATCCGGAATTCGTGCGCAAGCCTGACGCCGCGCTGGTGGACTTCCTGTGCCAGAACGCCGATGTCATCACCAAAATTACCCTGGCCCCGGAAATGGCGGGCAGCGAGACCATCAGCAGACTGGCCGCCGCCGGTATTGTGGTCTCTGCCGGGCACTCCAACGCCACCCTGAAAGAAGCCAAAGCAGGCTTCCGCGCGGGTATCCGCTTTGCGACGCACTTATTTAACGCCATGCCGTACATTACCGGCCGTGAGCCGGGTCTGACCGGCGCGATCCTCGATGATGCTGATATTTATTGCGGTATTATTGTCGATGGTTTACATGTTGATTACAGTAACGTACGTATGGCTAAGCGTCTGAAAGGTGAGAAACTTTGCTTGGTTACCGACGCGACCGCACCCGCAGGTGCAAATATTGAGCAGTTCATTTTTGCTGGTAAAACAATATACTACCGCAATGGACTCTGTGTTGATGAAAACGGCACGCTGAGCGGTTCCGCCCTGACGATGATCGAAGGGGTGAAGAATCTGGTGGAGCACGTCAACATTGCGCTGGATGAAGCCCTGCGCATGGCGACGCTCTATCCGGCTCGCGCCATTGGCGTCGACAAGCAGTTAGGCAGTATCGCACCGGGGATGGTCGCCAACCTGACCGCCTTCACCCGCGATTATAAAGTAATCAAGACCATCGTTAATGGTAACGAGGTCGTCACTGAGTAA
- a CDS encoding PhoH family protein — MNTETREISLEPADNERLLSLCGPFDDNVKQLERRLGIEINRRDNHFKLTGRPISVNAAADILRSLYVDTAPMRGQTQEIEPEQIHLAIKEARVLEQSAESVPEYGKAIHIKTKRGVIKPRTPNQAQYVANILDHDITFGVGPAGTGKTYLAVAAAVDALERQDVRRILLTRPAVEAGEKLGFLPGDLSQKVDPYLRPLYDALFEMLGFEKVEKLIERNVIEVAPLAYMRGRTLNDAFIILDESQNTTIEQMKMFLTRIGFNSKAVITGDVTQIDLPRNLKSGLRHAIEVLAEVDEISFNFFHSEDVVRHPVVARIVNAYEAWEEADQKRKAELAAERKREAQQQEQK; from the coding sequence TTGAATACAGAAACCCGCGAAATCAGCCTTGAACCCGCCGATAACGAACGTCTGCTGAGCCTGTGCGGCCCGTTTGACGACAACGTGAAACAGCTTGAACGCCGTCTGGGTATCGAAATCAACCGCCGTGATAACCACTTCAAACTGACCGGTCGCCCGATCAGCGTGAATGCGGCTGCCGATATTCTGCGTAGCCTGTACGTTGACACCGCCCCGATGCGCGGCCAGACGCAGGAGATCGAGCCTGAGCAGATCCATCTGGCGATCAAAGAAGCCCGCGTGCTGGAACAGAGTGCGGAAAGCGTGCCGGAATACGGCAAGGCAATCCACATTAAAACCAAGCGCGGCGTGATCAAACCCCGTACGCCGAATCAGGCGCAATATGTCGCCAACATTCTCGATCACGACATCACCTTCGGCGTGGGGCCTGCCGGTACCGGTAAGACCTACCTCGCCGTGGCTGCTGCCGTCGACGCTCTGGAGCGTCAGGACGTGCGTCGTATTCTGCTGACCCGCCCGGCGGTGGAAGCCGGTGAAAAACTGGGCTTCCTGCCTGGTGATTTAAGCCAGAAAGTGGATCCGTATCTGCGCCCGCTGTATGACGCGCTGTTCGAAATGCTCGGCTTCGAGAAGGTGGAAAAGCTCATTGAGCGTAACGTGATCGAAGTGGCACCGCTGGCGTACATGCGTGGCCGTACATTAAACGATGCGTTTATCATTCTTGATGAGAGTCAGAACACCACCATCGAACAAATGAAGATGTTCCTGACGCGTATCGGCTTTAACTCGAAAGCCGTCATCACCGGTGACGTGACGCAGATTGACCTGCCGCGTAACCTGAAATCCGGCCTGCGCCATGCCATTGAAGTGCTGGCTGAGGTGGATGAGATCAGCTTCAACTTCTTCCACAGCGAAGACGTGGTGCGCCACCCGGTGGTGGCCCGTATCGTCAACGCCTACGAGGCCTGGGAAGAGGCCGACCAAAAACGTAAAGCTGAACTGGCCGCCGAGCGCAAACGCGAAGCCCAGCAGCAGGAGCAAAAATGA
- the nagB gene encoding glucosamine-6-phosphate deaminase produces the protein MRLIPLATAEQVGKWAARHIVNRINAFKPTADRPFVLGLPTGGTPLTAYKALVEMHKSGQVSFKHVVTFNMDEYVGLPKEHPESYHSFMHRNFFDHVDIPAENINLLNGNAPDIDAECRQYEEKIRAYGKIHLFMGGVGNDGHIAFNEPASSLASRTRIKTLTHDTRVANSRFFDGEVDRVPKYALTVGVGTLLDAEEVMILVLGNVKAQALQAAVEGNVNHMWTISCLQLHPKAVIVCDEPSTMELKVKTLKYFNELEAENIKGL, from the coding sequence ATGAGACTGATCCCCCTGGCAACCGCTGAACAAGTCGGAAAATGGGCTGCCCGCCACATCGTTAATCGCATTAACGCTTTCAAGCCGACAGCGGATCGTCCGTTTGTGCTGGGACTGCCGACCGGCGGCACGCCCCTCACCGCGTACAAAGCGCTGGTAGAAATGCATAAATCGGGCCAGGTTAGCTTTAAGCACGTTGTCACCTTTAACATGGATGAATACGTGGGCCTGCCAAAAGAGCACCCGGAAAGCTATCATAGCTTTATGCACCGCAACTTTTTTGATCACGTTGATATTCCGGCAGAAAACATCAATCTGCTGAATGGCAATGCGCCTGATATTGACGCAGAATGCCGCCAGTATGAAGAAAAAATCCGTGCGTACGGCAAAATTCACCTGTTTATGGGCGGCGTGGGCAACGATGGTCACATCGCGTTCAACGAACCGGCCTCGTCACTGGCTTCCCGCACCCGTATCAAAACGCTGACTCATGATACCCGCGTGGCAAACTCACGCTTCTTTGATGGTGAGGTGGATCGGGTGCCAAAATATGCGCTGACCGTGGGCGTGGGTACGCTGCTGGATGCGGAAGAGGTGATGATCCTCGTGCTCGGCAACGTGAAGGCACAGGCGTTGCAGGCGGCAGTGGAAGGCAACGTTAACCACATGTGGACCATCAGCTGTCTGCAGCTGCATCCGAAAGCGGTGATCGTGTGCGATGAGCCATCCACCATGGAACTGAAAGTTAAGACGCTGAAATACTTCAACGAGTTAGAAGCCGAAAATATCAAAGGTCTGTAA
- the nagC gene encoding DNA-binding transcriptional regulator NagC: MTSGGQAQIGNVDLVKQLNSAAVYRLIDQHGPISRIQIADHSQLAPASVTKITRQLIERGLIKEVDQQASTGGRRAISIITETRNFHAIGVRLGRHDTTLTLYDLSSKTLAEEHYPLPERTQETLEHALLNTIASFIESCQRKIRELIAISVILPGLVDPESGVIRYMPHIQVENWGLVEALEKRFNVTCFVGHDIRSLALAEHYFGASQDCEDSILVRVHRGTGAGIISNGRIFIGRNGNVGEIGHIQVEPLGERCHCGNFGCLETVAANAAIEQRVRQLLEKGYQSRVTLEDCSIKAICKAANKGDPLACEVVEHVGRHLGKTIAIAINLFNPQKVVIAGEIVEAEKVLLTAIEGCINTQALKAFRKNLPVVRSTLDHRSAIGAFALVKRAMLNGILLQRLLES, encoded by the coding sequence ATGACATCAGGCGGACAAGCTCAAATTGGTAACGTTGACCTCGTTAAACAACTTAACAGTGCGGCCGTTTACCGCCTGATCGATCAGCACGGACCCATTTCGCGCATCCAGATTGCCGATCACAGTCAGCTTGCTCCTGCCAGTGTCACCAAAATTACCCGCCAGCTCATTGAGCGCGGGCTTATTAAAGAAGTCGACCAGCAGGCCTCCACCGGGGGCCGCCGGGCGATTTCTATCATTACCGAAACCCGTAATTTCCACGCCATTGGCGTCCGTCTGGGCCGCCATGACACCACGCTTACCCTTTACGATCTGAGCAGCAAGACGCTGGCGGAAGAGCATTATCCGCTGCCGGAGCGCACGCAAGAGACGCTTGAACACGCGCTGCTTAATACCATCGCTTCCTTTATTGAAAGCTGTCAGCGCAAAATCCGCGAACTGATTGCCATCTCGGTGATCCTGCCGGGGCTGGTGGATCCGGAAAGCGGCGTGATCCGCTATATGCCGCATATTCAGGTAGAGAACTGGGGGCTGGTGGAGGCGCTGGAAAAGCGCTTTAACGTCACCTGTTTTGTCGGCCACGATATTCGTAGTCTGGCACTGGCGGAGCACTATTTTGGCGCAAGCCAGGACTGCGAAGACTCCATTCTGGTGCGCGTGCATCGCGGCACCGGTGCCGGGATCATCTCTAACGGGCGGATTTTTATCGGCCGTAACGGCAATGTCGGCGAAATCGGCCATATCCAGGTGGAACCGCTCGGCGAACGCTGCCACTGCGGTAATTTCGGCTGTCTGGAAACCGTGGCCGCCAACGCCGCGATTGAACAGCGTGTGCGCCAGCTGCTGGAAAAAGGCTATCAGAGTCGCGTAACGCTGGAAGACTGTTCCATTAAAGCGATCTGCAAGGCCGCCAATAAAGGCGATCCCCTCGCCTGCGAAGTAGTGGAACACGTTGGTCGTCATCTCGGTAAAACCATCGCGATCGCGATAAATCTGTTTAATCCGCAAAAAGTGGTGATTGCCGGCGAAATCGTCGAGGCGGAAAAAGTGCTGCTGACGGCCATTGAAGGCTGTATCAATACGCAGGCGCTAAAAGCCTTCCGCAAAAATCTGCCGGTGGTGCGCTCGACCCTCGACCATCGCTCGGCGATCGGCGCGTTCGCGCTGGTCAAACGTGCGATGCTTAACGGCATCCTGCTGCAACGGTTGCTGGAAAGCTAA
- the ubiF gene encoding 3-demethoxyubiquinol 3-hydroxylase: MMNQPTEVAVVGGGMVGSALALGLAQHGFQVTVIEQTTPPAFDSAAAPDVRISAISAASVSLLRSLGVWDAVQGMRAHPYRQLETWEWESAHVLFDADELKLPLLGYMVENNVLQGALWEALERHPNITLRAPATLRAMHREGDHHQLEFVDGDALRATLVIGADGAHSQVRQWAGIGIHAWQYDQSCMLITVQCENDPGDATWQQFTPDGPHAFLPLFDNWASLVWYDRPARIRQLKSLNMMQLQREIEKTFPARLGKVTPVQAGAFPLTRRHALDYVQPGLALVGDAAHTIHPLAGQGVNLGYRDVDALLDVLVGARSVGEPWASHTILKRYQRRRMADNFIMQSGMDLFYAGFSNNLGPLRVVRNLGLMAAQRAGVLKTKALKYALGL, encoded by the coding sequence ATGATGAATCAACCAACGGAAGTGGCCGTGGTCGGCGGCGGGATGGTCGGCAGCGCGCTGGCGCTGGGGCTGGCGCAGCACGGTTTTCAGGTAACGGTGATTGAGCAGACGACACCGCCGGCGTTTGATAGCGCGGCCGCGCCGGATGTGCGCATCTCGGCGATCAGCGCCGCCTCAGTGTCCCTGTTGCGTAGTCTGGGCGTCTGGGATGCAGTGCAGGGAATGCGCGCTCACCCGTACCGACAGCTTGAAACCTGGGAGTGGGAGAGCGCTCATGTGCTGTTTGACGCCGATGAACTGAAGCTGCCGCTGCTGGGTTACATGGTGGAAAACAACGTGCTGCAAGGCGCGCTGTGGGAGGCGCTGGAACGCCATCCAAATATCACCCTGCGCGCGCCTGCCACTCTGCGTGCCATGCATCGCGAAGGCGACCATCATCAACTGGAATTTGTCGACGGCGACGCCCTGCGTGCCACGCTGGTGATTGGTGCAGACGGCGCGCATTCACAGGTGCGCCAGTGGGCGGGGATCGGCATTCACGCCTGGCAGTACGATCAGTCCTGCATGTTGATCACCGTACAGTGCGAAAACGATCCGGGCGATGCCACCTGGCAGCAGTTTACGCCTGACGGACCGCATGCGTTTTTGCCGCTGTTCGACAACTGGGCCTCGCTGGTCTGGTATGACCGTCCGGCCCGCATTCGCCAGCTGAAATCGCTCAATATGATGCAGTTGCAGCGGGAAATTGAAAAAACCTTCCCGGCGCGACTGGGAAAAGTGACGCCAGTGCAGGCCGGGGCCTTCCCGCTGACTCGTCGTCATGCGCTGGACTATGTGCAGCCCGGTCTTGCGTTAGTGGGGGATGCGGCACACACCATTCACCCGCTGGCGGGGCAGGGCGTCAACCTTGGCTATCGCGATGTAGATGCGCTGCTGGATGTGCTGGTGGGCGCGCGCAGCGTGGGCGAACCCTGGGCCAGTCACACTATTCTGAAACGCTACCAGCGGCGGCGCATGGCGGATAATTTCATCATGCAGAGCGGTATGGATCTGTTCTATGCCGGGTTCAGCAATAATCTCGGACCGCTGCGGGTGGTGCGTAACCTTGGCCTGATGGCGGCGCAGCGTGCAGGCGTATTGAAGACAAAGGCGCTGAAGTACGCGCTAGGGTTATAA